In the genome of Neisseria lactamica, the window GCTTCCACAGCTTCAGCGGCAACGGCGATGCGGCCATCGACCTGACTGCGGGCGGCGAAACCCGAAAAGAGCTTATCCGCTCGCTTCAGGGCAGCCTGTCGCTGAATATTTCCAACGGCGCGTGGCACGGCATCGATATGGACAGCATTTTAAAAAACGGCCTTTCCGGAAAAATCTCGGGCAGCACGCCCTTCCACCGCCTCACGCTCAACAGCGAAATTTCAGACGGCATCAGCCGCCACGTCGATACCGAACTCTTCTCCGACAGCCTCTATGTGACCGGCAACGGCTATACCAATCTGGATACGCAGGAATTGTCTGAAGACATCCTTATCCGCAACGCCGTCCGTCCGAAAAACAAACCGATTCCCCTGAAAATCACCGGCACGGTGGACAAACCGTCCATTACCGTCGATTACGGCAGGCTGACCGGCGGCATCAATTCGCGCAAAGAGAAACAGAAAATCCTCGAAGACACCCTGCTGGAACAATGGCAGTGGCTCAAACCTAAAGAACCGTAAACACCCTGCGTACCAAAATGCCGTCTGAAACGCCCTCGCGCTTCAGACGGCATTGCCGTAAAACCTACAAGCCCAATTCCCCCCAAATCCCATCAATCTTCGCCGTAACCGCAGGGTCTTTTTTGATGACGCGCCCCCATTCGCGGTCGGTTTCTCCCGGCCATTTGTTGGTCGCATCCAAACCCATTTTGCCGCCGAGTCCGCTGACGGGGCTGGCGAAGTCGAGGTAGTCGATGGGCGTGTTGTCCACCAAAACGGTGTCGCGTACGGGGTCCATGCGCGTAGTGACCGCCCAGATGACTTCTTTCCAGTCGCGCACGTCCACATCGTCATCGACCACGATGATGAATTTGGTGTACATAAACTGGCGCAGGAACGACCAGCAGCCCATCATCACGCGTTTGGCGTGTCCGGCGTACTGTTTTTTCATGCTGACCACCGCCATGCGGTAGGAGCAGCCTTCGGGCGGCAGGTAGAAATCGGTGATTTCGGGGAACTGCTTTTGCAAAAGCGGTACGAACACTTCGTTCAACGCCACGCCCAAAACGGCAGGTTCATCGGGCGGTTTGCCCGTGTAGGTGGAGTGGTAAATCGGGTTTTCGCGCATAGTGATGCGCTCAACCGTAAACACAGGGAAATGGTCCTGCTCGTTGTAATAGCCCGTGTGGTCGCCGTATGGGCCTTCCAACGCGGTTTCGTTCGGATGGATGACGCCTTCCAACACGATTTCGGCACGGGCAGGCACTTGCAAATCGTTGCCGATACATTTCACCAGCTCCGTCCGCGAACCGCGCAGCAGTCCGGCAAACTGGTATTCGCTCAAGGTATCGGGAACAGGCGTTACCGCGCCCAAAATGGTGGCAGGGTCGCAGCCGAGCACGACGGCGACGGGATACGGCGTATCGGGATTGAGTTTGCGGAACTCCTGATAATCCAGCGCGCCGCCGCGATGCGACAGCCAGCGCATAATCAGCTTGTTTTTGCCGATTAATTGTTGGCGGTAAATGCCTAAGTTTTGGCGTTTTTTGTGCGGCCCGCGCGTGACGGTCAAGCCCCACGTTACCAGCGGCGCAACGTCTTCCGGCCAGCAATGTTGAATCGGAAGTTTATACAAATCAACGTCTTCACCTTCCCACACAATTTCCTGACACGGCGCGTTTTTCACTACGTTCGGCGCCATGCTCCAAATGTCTTTCAGCAGCGGCAGTTTGGAAAACGCGTCTTTGATGCCTTTGGGCGGTTCGGGTTCTTTCAGATACGCCAGCGTCTGCCCGATTTCGCGCAGCTTGGACACGCTGTCCGCACCCATACCCATCGCCACGCGTTCGGGCGTGCCGAACAGGTTTGCCAACACGGGATAATCATAGCGCGTACCGTCGGGCTTAATCGGATTCTCAAACAACAACGCCGGCCCCTCTGCACGCAGCACGCGGTCGGCGATTTCGGTCATTTCCAAATGCGGGGAAACGGGGTGCGCGACGCGCTTGAGCTTGCCCTGCTGCTCGAGCATGGCGATGAAGTCGCGCAGGTCTTTGTATTTCATATTTATCCTTTTTGTCCTTTTTATCCTTTTTATCCTGAACAATCCGATTCGGATACCGCCCCTATCCTTGCCTGCGCTTCGGTATATCCTATGCCGTGATAAAAGTCGCGTACCAGCGGATGTCCGCCGCTTTGATGAAGTTGCAGCAAAGGGCGTTGACCATCAGGTTGGATAACGACATTACAATGCAAACCGAAGGTGTCGGATTCGTAAGGGGGCAGCCGGTTGCAGATCATCCCGAAATAAACGGCGTTTTCAGGGTTGTCGTAAAAGCGGCTTTGATAGTCGTTAAAACTCTTTTCGCTGACAGATACCCACACGCCGTATTCCAGCGTTTCCTGATGCCCGATAATCGGAATCGGCAGCACCGCGCGGATAAAGCGGTCGGTTTGGTCGGGATAGCGGATGATGCAGAAATCAGAATCGCATTCCGCTTGATAAGCAATGCGTTCTTCTTCACTGAGTTGGTTATAGGGATAGGGGGCGGTAAAGCCTATTGCGGGCATTTCTTCGTGGTTTTCGCCGCAGGAAGTGCAAGTGTACATAAGGTTTCAGACTTTCAAAACGAGTTTGCGGTAAAGCCATTCGCCGGCAAACAGCATCCCCATCAATACATAGGCAATCACGCCGGTATAAACCGCCCACCAATCATATCGCCCCAACCATGCCAACAAAGCGGCAAGCGTCCCGTTGATTATAAAAAATACGCACCAAACCTGCGTTACCCGGCGGGTATAGCGCACGGCTTTTTCAGGCAGGTCGGGCTGTTGCAGCCGCGCGAGCCTTTCTATGACCGTCTGTCCGGCAAACAAGCTGCCGCCGAACACCGCCAACATCATCAGATTGACGAGGACGGGATACCAATACATTGAGTCTCGCCGCCCGAACACCAATACTGCGGCAAAAAACAGTGTAATAAACAAAGCCGTATAACGCTGTTGGGACAGTTTGGCAGTCAGGGCGCGCAGCAGCCACAACCCGCACATCGCCGCCGCCAGCCAGACAAACCAGCCCGCCTCCCTGCCGTAATACCACAAAGCCGGATAGGCAATGCTTAATACGGTCAGAAAAATATGTCCGAAAAAACCGGGTTTCATTTTGAATCCGCACAAATGTTTTCAGACGGCATCCAATTAAAATATGCCGTCTGAAAAATAATCAGAGATGCCGCCTACCCCGCCTGAATCTTCAATACCGCCTGTACCACGTCGTTGACGGTGCGGACATTGCGGAAATCTTCGGCCTGCAGCTTGCGGCCGGTTTCGCGCTTGATGCGGTCAATCAGGTCGATGGCATCGATGCTGTCGATTTCCAAATCTTCGTAAAGATTGGTATCGGGCGTAATCCGTTCCGGTTCGATTTCAAACAACTCGGTCAGGGTATCGCTCAACAACCGGTAGATTTCTTGTTCGGTCATATGTTTCATCCTTATGCTTGGCGGCTTTTGACAAAGGCGGCGAGTGTTTTGACATTGGCAAAATGTTCGCGCAAGTTCTCCTGCTCGCCGTCCAATCGGAAACCGAAATGTTTTTGCACCGCCAAGCCTAATTCCAGCGCATCGACGGAATCCAAGCCCAACCCCCCGTCGCCGAACAGCGCATCTTCGCTGCCGATGTCGGCGGCGGTTATATCTTCCAAAGCCAAGCTGTCGATAATCAGTTGCTTGATTTGGTTTTCCAAGTCGTTCATATGGTTTTCCTTGTAAAATAGTCCTGCAGATATTCATTCAGCCGCCGAGCCGCAATCGGCAACGGTTTTTCGGCGAGCCAATCTTGAGGGAGGATGTCGTCTCCGACCGTAATTTCATACCGTATCCGTTTCGAAGGAATGCGGTACCACGGCTGTCCTTTTTTAAAATTGGGCGGATTCATTTTGATACATACGGGCGTAATCACTTCAGCATAGCGCAGTCCCAAAGAAACCGCGCCCCGGTGCATTTTTACCCGTCCGTCCCACCCCGTCCTCGTTCCTTCGGGGAACACCAGCAGGCTCTGCCCGCTGTCAAAAACCGCCTTTACCGTTTCCAGCATTGCTTCCGACTCTTCGTTCGGAATATAGCCCGCACCTTTAATCTGGCTGCTCATTGCCGGATTGTGCTGCAAATCTTTTTTCACGATGCAGTTCATTTCGGGCACATGGCCGACAAGCAGCACCACATCCAGCAAAGACGGATGGTTTGCCAAAATCAACTGTCCCGGGCGGTTGAGTTTTTCAACACCCCTGAACGATACCTCCAACACGCCCGACCATTTCAAATAAGCAACGAACAAACGCCAAGATGTTCCAATAATCCGGCGCGCCGCCAATTGGCGGGCGACAGACTCTGAAGTGCCGTTTAAAGTGTAAGGCAGCAAAACCAATTTCATCATAATGCCGCCGACACCGAAAATCACAAATCCTAACCAAGTCGCCGCAAAACGGCGGCAATAATCCAATTTATCCATTCCGCTGCCACAGCCATTCACGATTGCGATATACCCGGCGGCATTCCCGACTGCCGTTCAGCAGAAAGCGCACCCATTCCAAACCGCTCCAATATGCCTCGGGCAGCATACCGGCTTCAGACGGCATATCGTCCGAAGCAGATAAAGTCAGGCTGTAACGCGTCCCTTTGGTCAGGGCCATCGCCAAAGCATAAGCAAACGGCGCGCGCGTTGCCGATACGGCATATCCTTCCGGCAGCGGATCGTCCGCCACCAAAACCAAAACCGACCCGCATCCCTCTTCCAACAGGGACGCCGCTTCCGCCAAAGCCGTTTCCACACCGTCGGCACACACGGCCAATGCCGTCTGCTCGCTCATATCCTGACGCAATATCGACCATTGCCCCGCCGTTGCATTGTGCACCGACAAACCGAACGAAGTCGGCGACACGGTATGCGATTTCAACAGTTCCAACCACAAATCGAAACTGCGCGCCATTTCCCCGTCGTGCGAGGCATAAACTACCGGACTGCCGGGATGGGCGGAGGCAATGTCCCAAGCCGCGTCGCATACCAAACGCGCCGCCTTACTCAAACGGCGGCGCTGCATAGCGGGCAGGAACGGCAATTCCGGCTTGACATCGGGCAAACCGTCGGCAAAATCCGGACATTCCGCCCATTTTGCCCACTGCGCCATATCGCGCATTTTGCTGCCCGAAACCCGCCAGTCGGCGATGTCGAAGTGAAACCGGCAAATAATCGGCGGCATAGTTTCTTTCAAAAATTTACACTGTGCCACATTCTAACCAAAGCCTATCTGCCTGACAATGCCGAAAGCCAAACGCATTTCTGCCCCCTTTCTCCGACAACGCCGCCCCTCGGCAAACCGCCAGAATTAGCCTGAATTTACATTTATCATTATAATGCCCGTATTTGTCAGCCTGCCGCCGCAATATATGGACACACTGCCAGAATGCCCGATTACCGACACCGCCTCCCTGCTGCCGCACAGCGGGCGTATGGTTCTGATAGACCGCATTACCCGATACGGCGATGATTTTGTCGAAGCAGGGGCGCAGATAAAACCCGACCACATCCTGCTGGTCGGCGGCATACTGCCCTACACGGCATTTATCGAACTGATGGCGCAGGCTGTCGGCGCATATGCCGGCCTCCAAGCCCGAAAAAACGCACGGCCGGTCCGGCTCGGCTTCCTGCTCGGCACGCGCAAACTTGAAATCTTCGCCCAATCCGTCCCTGTCGGCACGCATCTGCTGGCAACGGCGCATATGTCTATTCAAGATGCCGGGGGAATGGGCGTGTTCGACTGCGAACTGCGTTGGACAGACGCGCCGGAAACTTCGTCCAGAACACTCCCTTCAGACGGCATTTTGGCGCGCGCCTCACTCAACGTGTACAGCCCCGAACACCCTGTCGAAACAACTTAATGCCGTCTGAACAGGCACACACATACGGAGAACAACGATGACCGAAACCGTCCTGATTACCGGCTCCAACAGGGGCATAGGCAAAGCCGCCGCACTCGGTTTGGCGGAAGACGGCTTTGATATCGCCGTCCACTGCCGCAGCCGCCGCGACGAAGCCGAAGCCGTGGCGGAAGAAATCCGCGCTTTGGGCAGAAATGCGCGCGTGTTGCAGTTTGACGTGTCCGACCGCGAAGCCTGCCACGAGATTCTGACCGCCGACATCGAAGCGAACGGCGCGTATTACGGCGTGGTGTTGAACGCCGGACTGACGCGCGACAACGCCTTCCCCGCGTTTTCAGACAACGATTGGGATGTGGTGCTGCGGACTAATTTGGACGGTTTTTACAATGTATTGCATCCGCTGGTTATGCCGATGATACGCCGCCGCAAAGCCGGACGGATTGTGTGTATGGCATCGGTATCCGGTTTGACCGGCAACCGCGGGCAGGTCAATTACAGCGCGTCAAAAGCGGGCATTATCGGCGCGGCAAAGGCCTTGGCGGTCGAACTGGCGAAACGCAAAATCACCGTCAACTGTGTCGCGCCGGGTCTCATCGATACCGATATTATCGATGAAAATGTACCCGTCGAAGAAATCTTAAAGGCTGTCCCCGCCGCGCGTATGGGGCTGCCGGAAGAAGTGGCGCACGCGGTGCGTTTCCTGATGGATGAAAAAGCGGCGTACATCACGCGCCAGGTGATTGCGGTGAACGGAGGTTTGTGTTGAATACCAGAAGGGTCGCAGTAACAGGCATAGGCGGCATTACCGCCTTCGGCCGGGATTGGCAAAGCATACAGGCAGCATTCAAAGCCGAAAAAAACGCCGTCAAATATATGGATTGGCACGAACGTTTCCCCGAATTGGAAGCGCAACTGGGTGCGCCGATTGAGGATTACGCACCACCGAAACATTGGACGCGCAAGCAGCTCAGAAGTATGGGGCGCGTGTCGTATTTGTGCGTCGATGCGGCGGAGCAGGCTTTGACGGATGCCGGTTTGCTCGGAGACGAAAGTATTACCGACGGACGGATGGGCGTTGCCTGCGGCTCTTCCAGCGGCAGCACCAAAGACATCGGCGATGTGGGCGAATTATTGCTGACCGGCACGTCGCGCAACTTCAGTGCCAACACCTATGTGCGTATGATGCCGCACACCACCGCCGCCAATATCGGCATCTTTTTCGGGTTGAAAGGGCGCATCATCCCGACATCGAGCGCGTGTTCGTCCGGCAGCCAAGGCATAGGTTATGCCTACGAAGCCATCAAATACGGTCTGACCGATATGATGCTGGCGGGCGGCGGCGAAGAATTTTGCCCGTCCGAAGTGTATGTTTTCGACTCGCTTTATGCCGCCAGCCGCCGCAACGGCGAACCGGAAAAAACCCCGCGCCCATACGACGTGAACCGCGACGGGCTGGTCATCGGCGAAGGCGCGGGGATTTTCGTATTGGAAGAATTGGAACACGCCAAACGGCGCGGTGCGAAAATTTACGCCGAACTCGTCGGCTACGGCGCCAACAGCGACGGCAGCCACGTTACCCAGCCGCAAAAAGACACGATGCAGAAATGTATGGAACTCGCGCTGCAGGACGCGGGCATCACGCCCGACAAAATCGGCTATGCGAACGGGCACGGCACGGCAACCGAAAAAGGCGACATCGCCGAAACGCTGGCGACTGAAGCTGTATTCGGATTTGTGCCCATCAGTTCGCAAAAAAGCTATTTGGGACACACGCTCGGCGCGTGCGGCGCGCTGGAGGCGTGGTTCTCGATTGAAATGATGAACGGCGGCTGGTTTGCGCCTACCCTAAATTTAAACAACATCGATCCGCGCTGCGGCAAGGTAGACTATATTTTAAGCGGCGGCCGTGAAATCGAAACGGATTATGTGATGAGCAACAATTTCGCCTTCGGCGGCGTGAACACTTCACTGGTGTTCAAACATTGGAAAAACGGATAAAGCCGCACAATCCGATTACATCATATTGATTTAAAACGGAATAAAACAACAAACTGCCCTTTCAGACTTCCTTGCCGCCTATCCGCTCGATATGGCAAACCGTCCGGACGGCATCCGTTCCGCAATACTGCCACGCCAATTCGGCAGCTCCGCGCCACACGCAGGCGACAACCGCGTCGCCGCACCAGATTGCGCTGACGGCGTGCCAACTGGTCCCGCCATCCGCACGTAAACCGTAAACTGCCGAACCGTCGGTCCGATAACCGACTTTCGCCATATCTTGCGGAAAACCCAAACCGCAGGCTTTAAGCAGTGCTTCCTTGATGCACCACAGGCGGTAAAAAGCCTCTGCCTGCCAACCGGAACGTGCCAAAAAAACCCGTTCTTCAGGGGAACAAACCCATTCGGCAAGTGCCTGAAAATTGCGCGGACGAACCGTTTCAATATCGACACCGCAAACCGTGCCGCCGCTGCAAACCAAAACCGCCGCCCGCCCTTTGCTGTGCGAAAGCGAACATATCTTGCCGCCCTGCTGCTTCAGGAAGCGGCTGACCCGCCAATCCGTCCGCCCTGCCAATTCCGGCGCGCGCAGCAGGCGCGCCCTGTCCGCATCGTCCAGACAGGATTCCCGATAAGCAGCGGCGGCCGACTCATCGGCAAGGCGGCACTGCAATACTGCTTTTTTATCCGGCACGACACCCTCCGTTCTGCCATTTGGAATATATGACCCGAATGTTTGACATCCATCCCTCCGACGGCACACCGATTGCCCTAGACCCATTGTGGACCCGCGCCGATTTTATACGCACGGTACATACCCTGTCGTTAAAATTAACGCAAAACAACATCCGTTCGGCGGCATTGTGGTTTGACGATGCCGCGCTGTTCGCAGCCGCATTGCTTGCCGTTTGGAACAGCGGCGGCAAAGCCCTGCTGCTGCCGAATACCGCGCCCGGAAACCTGACTTGGGCGAAATCCGCACAAATCCTGCTGACCGACACCGATATTGTTTCAGACGGCATCCGCGTTTGGCAAATGCCAACCCCTTGCGGCGGTATGCCGTCTGAAAGCCGCATACCGCAAGCATTGGATATCCCGCCCGAATCAGAAGTGCATTTGCGTACATCAGGCTCCGGCGGGGAAGCCAAAACAATCGTCAAAACCGCCGCGCAAATCGAATCGGAAGCCCGCACGCTGGCTGCGGCAATCCCGTTCGGACGCGGCAAAACCGCCGTCCTCGGCAGCGTATCGCCGCAACATATGTACGG includes:
- a CDS encoding beta-ketoacyl synthase chain length factor is translated as MPPIICRFHFDIADWRVSGSKMRDMAQWAKWAECPDFADGLPDVKPELPFLPAMQRRRLSKAARLVCDAAWDIASAHPGSPVVYASHDGEMARSFDLWLELLKSHTVSPTSFGLSVHNATAGQWSILRQDMSEQTALAVCADGVETALAEAASLLEEGCGSVLVLVADDPLPEGYAVSATRAPFAYALAMALTKGTRYSLTLSASDDMPSEAGMLPEAYWSGLEWVRFLLNGSRECRRVYRNREWLWQRNG
- a CDS encoding lysophospholipid acyltransferase family protein codes for the protein MDKLDYCRRFAATWLGFVIFGVGGIMMKLVLLPYTLNGTSESVARQLAARRIIGTSWRLFVAYLKWSGVLEVSFRGVEKLNRPGQLILANHPSLLDVVLLVGHVPEMNCIVKKDLQHNPAMSSQIKGAGYIPNEESEAMLETVKAVFDSGQSLLVFPEGTRTGWDGRVKMHRGAVSLGLRYAEVITPVCIKMNPPNFKKGQPWYRIPSKRIRYEITVGDDILPQDWLAEKPLPIAARRLNEYLQDYFTRKTI
- a CDS encoding ApeP family dehydratase, which produces MPVFVSLPPQYMDTLPECPITDTASLLPHSGRMVLIDRITRYGDDFVEAGAQIKPDHILLVGGILPYTAFIELMAQAVGAYAGLQARKNARPVRLGFLLGTRKLEIFAQSVPVGTHLLATAHMSIQDAGGMGVFDCELRWTDAPETSSRTLPSDGILARASLNVYSPEHPVETT
- the ubiD gene encoding 4-hydroxy-3-polyprenylbenzoate decarboxylase; translated protein: MKYKDLRDFIAMLEQQGKLKRVAHPVSPHLEMTEIADRVLRAEGPALLFENPIKPDGTRYDYPVLANLFGTPERVAMGMGADSVSKLREIGQTLAYLKEPEPPKGIKDAFSKLPLLKDIWSMAPNVVKNAPCQEIVWEGEDVDLYKLPIQHCWPEDVAPLVTWGLTVTRGPHKKRQNLGIYRQQLIGKNKLIMRWLSHRGGALDYQEFRKLNPDTPYPVAVVLGCDPATILGAVTPVPDTLSEYQFAGLLRGSRTELVKCIGNDLQVPARAEIVLEGVIHPNETALEGPYGDHTGYYNEQDHFPVFTVERITMRENPIYHSTYTGKPPDEPAVLGVALNEVFVPLLQKQFPEITDFYLPPEGCSYRMAVVSMKKQYAGHAKRVMMGCWSFLRQFMYTKFIIVVDDDVDVRDWKEVIWAVTTRMDPVRDTVLVDNTPIDYLDFASPVSGLGGKMGLDATNKWPGETDREWGRVIKKDPAVTAKIDGIWGELGL
- a CDS encoding acyl carrier protein, giving the protein MTEQEIYRLLSDTLTELFEIEPERITPDTNLYEDLEIDSIDAIDLIDRIKRETGRKLQAEDFRNVRTVNDVVQAVLKIQAG
- a CDS encoding DUF2199 domain-containing protein, whose translation is MYTCTSCGENHEEMPAIGFTAPYPYNQLSEEERIAYQAECDSDFCIIRYPDQTDRFIRAVLPIPIIGHQETLEYGVWVSVSEKSFNDYQSRFYDNPENAVYFGMICNRLPPYESDTFGLHCNVVIQPDGQRPLLQLHQSGGHPLVRDFYHGIGYTEAQARIGAVSESDCSG
- the fabG gene encoding 3-oxoacyl-ACP reductase FabG produces the protein MTETVLITGSNRGIGKAAALGLAEDGFDIAVHCRSRRDEAEAVAEEIRALGRNARVLQFDVSDREACHEILTADIEANGAYYGVVLNAGLTRDNAFPAFSDNDWDVVLRTNLDGFYNVLHPLVMPMIRRRKAGRIVCMASVSGLTGNRGQVNYSASKAGIIGAAKALAVELAKRKITVNCVAPGLIDTDIIDENVPVEEILKAVPAARMGLPEEVAHAVRFLMDEKAAYITRQVIAVNGGLC
- a CDS encoding beta-ketoacyl-ACP synthase; its protein translation is MLNTRRVAVTGIGGITAFGRDWQSIQAAFKAEKNAVKYMDWHERFPELEAQLGAPIEDYAPPKHWTRKQLRSMGRVSYLCVDAAEQALTDAGLLGDESITDGRMGVACGSSSGSTKDIGDVGELLLTGTSRNFSANTYVRMMPHTTAANIGIFFGLKGRIIPTSSACSSGSQGIGYAYEAIKYGLTDMMLAGGGEEFCPSEVYVFDSLYAASRRNGEPEKTPRPYDVNRDGLVIGEGAGIFVLEELEHAKRRGAKIYAELVGYGANSDGSHVTQPQKDTMQKCMELALQDAGITPDKIGYANGHGTATEKGDIAETLATEAVFGFVPISSQKSYLGHTLGACGALEAWFSIEMMNGGWFAPTLNLNNIDPRCGKVDYILSGGREIETDYVMSNNFAFGGVNTSLVFKHWKNG
- a CDS encoding phosphopantetheine-binding protein, translating into MNDLENQIKQLIIDSLALEDITAADIGSEDALFGDGGLGLDSVDALELGLAVQKHFGFRLDGEQENLREHFANVKTLAAFVKSRQA
- a CDS encoding COG4648 family protein, which gives rise to MKPGFFGHIFLTVLSIAYPALWYYGREAGWFVWLAAAMCGLWLLRALTAKLSQQRYTALFITLFFAAVLVFGRRDSMYWYPVLVNLMMLAVFGGSLFAGQTVIERLARLQQPDLPEKAVRYTRRVTQVWCVFFIINGTLAALLAWLGRYDWWAVYTGVIAYVLMGMLFAGEWLYRKLVLKV
- a CDS encoding 4'-phosphopantetheinyl transferase family protein, whose product is MPDKKAVLQCRLADESAAAAYRESCLDDADRARLLRAPELAGRTDWRVSRFLKQQGGKICSLSHSKGRAAVLVCSGGTVCGVDIETVRPRNFQALAEWVCSPEERVFLARSGWQAEAFYRLWCIKEALLKACGLGFPQDMAKVGYRTDGSAVYGLRADGGTSWHAVSAIWCGDAVVACVWRGAAELAWQYCGTDAVRTVCHIERIGGKEV